The sequence AACAAATTTGGTTGCTCAAGAATAATTTCTAGCAAAATGCGATCGTGTTCCTCTTCTTCTAGCTGTAGCTTGTCGCGAAGTTGTCCTAAAGCTTCCCTACTGATATTTGGCTCAAAAAGTTTTTCTGACAAAGCTTCTTGTAGTATTTCTTTGTAAACTCGATAGTGGTCTTGTCGCGTAGCATTAGGTATTGCTGAAGCTAAAACGTATAGCTCATCGGCATTTAACTCATCTAAGGAACGTCCTGATAACAACCCAGAAAAGTCAAAAGACAGTTTTTTTAGTTGACGGCGTAATTTATGTGCGAAACCTTCCTTATTATACTTTTGGAAACTACGCCCCCAGGTTCGATAAAGCCAAACAGTACTAACCAGAATAATCAAAGCATTAAAGACTTGTTGTACCACTAAAGGTAAACGCAAAATTTCTGGACGACCACCATAGATAAAAAAAGTATTAAAGGCGATAAAAGTGCAAACAGAAAAGCTTCGGTGTACAGCCTGTTGCCGATCGCTCTTGGGATGGCGTCGTCTCAAATAGGAAAATAAAGCTCTTTCACTTCTGATGCAGACTAGCCAGCATACCCAGATAAACAAAACCAAGGTGAGAGGAACTGCTACTAGTTTGGGAATGGGAACAGACCGATTGAATAAGTAGAAGCCTGGTTTCAAGATGGTTGCTAACAGGTTTTCTTCGTGAGTCCAAGCACCAGAAAAATAATAGTTAAAATTTCCAGCATATAGGTAGTAATAACCGAAATATCCACTGACTAAGCCCAAATAACCATATTGAACAAGCTTACGACCAGGTTGGGTTAAATACTTCCAGTAAGACCTCTCAGCATCAATATCAAGAC comes from Coleofasciculaceae cyanobacterium and encodes:
- a CDS encoding 4Fe-4S binding protein, translating into MIERISEAKMRLIRWVLVIAWFILIVSLFYDPISHHLSDPHNLSSPFGDRTIALASIPARCVRVQGECLVETPYPMGTRLFWGMIVPSAIAIVFVLGHETWRRICPLYFLSQIPRALGLKPRLRINNNLWLVRNHLYVQFALLFIGLNFRILLINSARMVFGCFLLLTIFSAITVVFLYGGRSWCHYVCPFGIVQIVFTGPRGLFDSEAHKAPPRSITQSMCRTIDRTGREKIACTNCKSACLDIDAERSYWKYLTQPGRKLVQYGYLGLVSGYFGYYYLYAGNFNYYFSGAWTHEENLLATILKPGFYLFNRSVPIPKLVAVPLTLVLFIWVCWLVCIRSERALFSYLRRRHPKSDRQQAVHRSFSVCTFIAFNTFFIYGGRPEILRLPLVVQQVFNALIILVSTVWLYRTWGRSFQKYNKEGFAHKLRRQLKKLSFDFSGLLSGRSLDELNADELYVLASAIPNATRQDHYRVYKEILQEALSEKLFEPNISREALGQLRDKLQLEEEEHDRILLEIILEQPNLLNPVI